In a genomic window of Candidatus Afararchaeum irisae:
- a CDS encoding permease, translating to MIPIPSGYETALAESWDYFLHLAAVLIPLFIGASFLVGLVQEYLPPERVESILRERNRGSGNVAAAGLGAITPFCSCSTVPVLAGLLGAGAPLGLSFSFLLASPIVNEIAAFLLLGLFGPKITAIYLVSAIVAAIVGGIVIDSLGLGHMVKDVKITAGGREISTDGGTASASCACSSATQKTHREKFETAARGAGSFFKDTFPYLVLGMVLGALIHGAVPKSVLQDIAGPGNPLAVPVAALAGAPLYVSISGMLPIAHSLTQQGIPIGTVIAFVIGGAGVSIPNLILLNKIFEKKLLAVYATTVVTIGVTVGFGLNFLFA from the coding sequence GTGATACCGATACCGTCGGGATACGAGACGGCTTTAGCAGAGTCGTGGGACTACTTCCTCCATCTCGCGGCGGTACTCATACCCCTGTTCATAGGCGCGTCGTTCCTCGTCGGACTCGTACAGGAGTACCTGCCACCTGAGAGGGTCGAGAGCATACTCCGAGAGCGCAACAGAGGATCGGGAAACGTCGCCGCGGCGGGTCTCGGGGCTATCACCCCTTTCTGTTCTTGTTCGACAGTTCCCGTCCTCGCGGGTCTCCTAGGAGCCGGAGCACCCCTCGGTCTCTCGTTCTCGTTCTTACTCGCGTCACCGATAGTCAACGAGATAGCGGCGTTTCTCCTTCTCGGTCTCTTCGGACCCAAGATAACCGCAATCTACCTCGTCTCGGCTATAGTCGCCGCGATAGTCGGTGGAATAGTCATCGACAGCCTCGGACTCGGACACATGGTCAAGGACGTCAAGATAACCGCGGGAGGACGTGAGATATCGACCGACGGTGGTACTGCTTCGGCTTCGTGTGCGTGCTCGTCGGCGACTCAGAAGACACACAGGGAGAAGTTCGAGACTGCGGCGAGAGGCGCGGGGTCGTTCTTCAAAGACACCTTCCCGTACCTCGTCTTAGGTATGGTACTCGGAGCTCTGATACACGGTGCGGTTCCGAAGTCGGTTCTCCAGGACATAGCCGGACCCGGAAACCCCCTCGCTGTACCGGTTGCCGCACTCGCGGGCGCGCCGCTCTATGTCAGCATCAGCGGAATGCTCCCGATAGCCCACTCGCTGACACAGCAGGGTATTCCGATAGGAACAGTGATCGCGTTCGTGATAGGTGGAGCGGGTGTCAGTATACCCAACCTCATACTCCTCAACAAGATATTCGAGAAGAAGCTACTCGCAGTCTACGCGACGACGGTCGTGACCATCGGTGTCACGGTCGGATTCGGTCTCAACTTCCTCTTCGCCTGA
- a CDS encoding archaeosine biosynthesis radical SAM protein RaSEA, whose translation MSGNIDTGTHSHVDGGDKDGVVEALNESMRSIRSEKERDANPDEPIRVWIDEDRTPDGVGKSLTIVFNTDGCRWARAGGCTMCGYVGESNQGAVTADSLLNQLEKALEHEENERVRCDNVKMYTSGTFFDEREVPLEARNAILDEFSDRRVVVESLPDFVETDVIEDAAERVRDLDVAIGLETADDQIRRECVNKYFDFDEFVRASEAAQEAGAGVKTYLLMKPPFVTEKEAVDDMVYSIRKAAEYSHTVSMNPSNVQRYTLVDKLHYRDGYRPPWLWSVVEALERTSDVPAIVVSDPVGSGGDRGAHNCGDCDDKVASAIKDYSLRGDESVFDEIYCGCKEQWREVMEREKPWNMPLTD comes from the coding sequence ATGTCGGGCAACATAGACACAGGTACACACAGCCACGTCGACGGCGGAGACAAGGATGGCGTCGTCGAGGCTCTCAACGAGTCGATGCGTTCGATAAGAAGCGAGAAGGAGAGGGACGCCAACCCCGACGAGCCAATACGTGTCTGGATAGACGAGGACAGAACACCCGACGGCGTCGGTAAGTCACTCACTATAGTCTTCAACACAGACGGCTGCCGGTGGGCACGTGCGGGCGGATGTACGATGTGTGGCTACGTCGGAGAGTCAAACCAGGGTGCCGTAACTGCCGACTCTCTCCTCAACCAGCTTGAGAAGGCACTCGAACACGAGGAGAACGAGCGGGTGAGATGTGACAACGTCAAGATGTACACAAGCGGAACCTTCTTCGACGAGCGTGAGGTACCGCTTGAGGCACGTAACGCAATACTAGACGAGTTCTCAGACAGACGTGTCGTCGTCGAGAGTCTCCCCGACTTCGTCGAGACCGATGTCATAGAGGACGCCGCCGAGAGGGTGCGTGATCTCGACGTGGCGATAGGACTCGAAACCGCCGACGACCAGATACGCAGAGAGTGTGTCAACAAGTACTTCGACTTCGACGAGTTCGTACGTGCGTCCGAGGCGGCACAAGAAGCCGGTGCTGGCGTCAAGACCTACCTACTGATGAAGCCCCCGTTCGTGACCGAGAAGGAGGCGGTCGACGACATGGTCTACTCGATACGTAAGGCGGCGGAGTACTCCCATACTGTCTCGATGAACCCGTCTAACGTACAGAGGTACACACTCGTCGACAAGCTCCATTACAGGGACGGCTACCGCCCACCGTGGCTCTGGAGCGTAGTCGAAGCCTTAGAAAGGACGAGCGATGTCCCCGCGATAGTAGTGAGTGACCCCGTGGGATCGGGCGGCGACAGGGGTGCCCACAACTGCGGAGACTGTGACGATAAGGTCGCCTCGGCGATCAAGGACTACTCGCTCAGAGGGGACGAGTCGGTATTCGACGAGATCTACTGCGGCTGTAAGGAACAGTGGAGAGAAGTGATGGAGAGGGAGAAGCCGTGGAACATGCCGCTGACTGACTGA
- a CDS encoding pyruvoyl-dependent arginine decarboxylase, which translates to MYLPSKVFFTTGVGRHSTEIGSFEMALRDASIEPYNIATVSSILPPDAEITDAEEAVDEIPDGSVVHAVLSRCSTDDEDEQIAASVGAARGNEGHGYLIELSNTGEKAENNGEKAKDLAVELLSHKTMAREAFEYTASATGTPDGHTTTVAAAVLIE; encoded by the coding sequence ATGTATCTACCGTCTAAGGTCTTTTTCACGACGGGTGTGGGTCGACACTCGACCGAGATAGGAAGCTTTGAGATGGCTCTGCGTGACGCGAGCATAGAGCCGTACAACATAGCCACAGTATCGAGCATACTCCCGCCCGACGCCGAGATAACCGACGCCGAGGAGGCTGTCGACGAGATTCCCGACGGCAGTGTAGTCCACGCAGTACTCAGCAGATGCTCTACCGACGACGAGGACGAACAGATAGCTGCGTCTGTCGGAGCGGCGCGGGGAAATGAGGGACACGGCTACCTCATAGAGCTGTCGAACACGGGTGAAAAGGCTGAGAACAACGGTGAGAAGGCGAAGGATCTCGCTGTCGAGCTTCTGAGTCACAAGACTATGGCGAGAGAGGCGTTCGAGTACACGGCGTCGGCGACGGGGACTCCCGACGGACATACTACGACGGTAGCCGCCGCGGTTCTGATAGAGTAG